The Candidatus Omnitrophota bacterium genome segment ACTCCTCTAAGGCTTGACCTCTTCTTCGAAGGATTCAAGGCTCGGCCGGATGTGTATGGGAGAGACCATCCTCTCCGCGACCGGTTCCAAAGTCTTAAGGCCGTTTCCAGTAATGCAAATGACCACGCTCTCATCGGGCTTGATCTTGCCCGTCTTGATCAGCTTCTTGGTCGCACCCACGGTGACACCCCCCGCGGTCTCGGTAAAGATCCCTTCGGTACGGGCCAACAAAGCAATGGACTCGACAATTTCTTCATCTGTTACGGATTCGCCCCAGCCGCCGCTGGTGCGCACCGTATCCGCGGCATAGTAACCATCCGCAGGATTCCCGATTGCCAGACTCTTGGCAATCGTGTTGGGTTTGACCGGCTTAATGATATCGGTTTCTTCCTTGATGGCGGTAACCACAGGGCTACAGCCTTCGGCCTGAGCGGCGTTTATCTTGGTGTGGATTTCGCCGTCAATCAGCCCCAGCATGGAAAGCTCTTTAAAGCTCTTCCAGATTTTGGAAATGAGCGATCCCCCGGCCACGGGAACAACCACATTGTCCGGCAGCTTCCAGCCCAGCTGCTCGGCGATTTCAAATCCGTAGGTCTTGGAGCCCTCGGCGTAATAGGGCCGGATATTGACGTTCACAAAGGCCCAATTGTACTTGGAAGCGATTTCCGAACAGAGCCGGTTCACTTCGTCGTAATTGCCGTGCACAGACACAACCTGGGGCCCGTACACCAAAGAGGCCGTGACTTTCCCCTTTTCCAAATCATGAGGGATAAAGACAAAGGCCTTAAGACCTGCAGCCGCTGCCTGGGCTGCAACCGAATTCGCCAAATTCCCGGTACTCGCGCAAGCCACCGTGTCAAAACCAAACTCCTTGGCGCGCGAAATAGCTACCGCCACCACACGGTCCTTAAAAGAAAGCGTGGGATGACTCACGGAGTCATCCTTTAGATACAGCTCCTTAATGCCGAGTTCCTTGGCCAAACGCGGAGCCTTCACCAAAGGGGTAAAACCGGAGTGCCAGCCGCTTGTGGGCGGTCCGTCCAAAGGCAAGAGCTCCCGGTACCTCCACAAATTCTGCGGTCTCGAGGCAATCACTTCCCGCGTCAGCTGCTCCCGGATAAGATCGTAGTCGTACTGAACCTCAATGCTGCCAAAACAGTACTCGCAAACATAAAGGATTTCCGCGGGGTACTCCCGGCCACACTCTCGGCACTTCAGTCCCTTCATGGTATAGGGCCTCTCCCTCAGAATTGACTCCGGGCTCCCCGATGCGGGGGCCGATAATTCCACGGTCATTGCTGGTTCACTCATGAGGAGGGTTCACTCCGGGCTCTCGGTGCGGCTCTCCCGGTGAATAATCGGATTGGCCATGGTACCACAAGGGAGGATCCAGCGCAAGGGGCATAATGCTAACTACAAAGATTTGAAGGCCTTAGACGCTGCTTCCAGGGTGGTTTTGAGCTC includes the following:
- a CDS encoding threonine synthase → MKGLKCRECGREYPAEILYVCEYCFGSIEVQYDYDLIREQLTREVIASRPQNLWRYRELLPLDGPPTSGWHSGFTPLVKAPRLAKELGIKELYLKDDSVSHPTLSFKDRVVAVAISRAKEFGFDTVACASTGNLANSVAAQAAAAGLKAFVFIPHDLEKGKVTASLVYGPQVVSVHGNYDEVNRLCSEIASKYNWAFVNVNIRPYYAEGSKTYGFEIAEQLGWKLPDNVVVPVAGGSLISKIWKSFKELSMLGLIDGEIHTKINAAQAEGCSPVVTAIKEETDIIKPVKPNTIAKSLAIGNPADGYYAADTVRTSGGWGESVTDEEIVESIALLARTEGIFTETAGGVTVGATKKLIKTGKIKPDESVVICITGNGLKTLEPVAERMVSPIHIRPSLESFEEEVKP